A single Corynebacterium stationis DNA region contains:
- a CDS encoding HNH endonuclease has product MNGQQIIKLFYTSGIPILRDVYECSPHDLAGDLMPLNTARKYTRLATVFFGPADSPKVQRDSVALAEARQLSLEYLEMVNKHAKKLNTRGAAWKLRAELIAYEGTFEEVEAYAKKRVMEEGGDTKKKPGVRLGRVIDGLRTISITDTQRRITDLEKTLDAGIKHDEDQPRSEALLTPFWDLVEGTGTGIIKPEYRTVIAIGLEDYAKVSCGKGDEVIVALSDGTTMTGAEFINAAMEGSLGDKLYVGLFHPTAGPVNLYEARFASDKLRTLAMAENLVCPWPDCTVPADRCQVHHIDAHKHGGHTKPSNLTMLCKYHNGVNDDGDPANPGSQKRKNKRGKGKPSRGRMRRHRGKVRLHTPGGKLVGNTHHVSSMGAMNLI; this is encoded by the coding sequence ATGAACGGACAACAAATAATAAAACTCTTCTACACCAGCGGAATACCCATCCTCCGCGACGTTTACGAGTGCTCCCCACACGACCTCGCCGGTGACCTGATGCCACTGAACACGGCGCGAAAATACACCCGGCTAGCCACAGTTTTCTTTGGTCCTGCTGATTCTCCCAAGGTGCAGCGCGATTCAGTAGCTCTTGCTGAAGCAAGGCAATTAAGCCTCGAATACTTAGAAATGGTCAACAAACACGCCAAGAAACTCAACACCCGCGGCGCCGCATGGAAACTCCGCGCTGAACTTATCGCTTACGAAGGCACCTTCGAAGAAGTCGAAGCCTACGCCAAGAAACGTGTCATGGAAGAAGGCGGCGACACCAAAAAGAAACCCGGGGTGCGTCTCGGCCGAGTCATCGACGGCCTTCGCACCATTAGTATTACCGATACCCAACGCCGTATTACTGATTTAGAAAAGACGCTTGATGCTGGCATCAAGCACGATGAGGACCAACCACGCTCTGAAGCGTTGCTCACGCCCTTCTGGGACTTAGTCGAGGGCACCGGCACTGGGATAATCAAGCCGGAATACCGCACCGTGATTGCCATTGGTCTCGAGGATTACGCGAAAGTCTCCTGCGGCAAAGGCGACGAAGTCATCGTCGCTTTATCCGATGGCACGACCATGACCGGCGCCGAGTTCATCAACGCCGCAATGGAAGGCTCCCTCGGTGACAAACTCTACGTCGGGCTCTTCCACCCCACCGCCGGACCGGTGAACTTGTACGAAGCCCGATTCGCATCAGACAAACTTCGCACTCTCGCCATGGCAGAGAACCTCGTCTGTCCTTGGCCAGACTGCACCGTACCTGCCGATAGATGCCAAGTTCACCACATCGACGCCCACAAACACGGCGGACACACCAAACCCTCGAACCTGACGATGCTGTGTAAGTACCACAACGGCGTCAACGACGACGGTGACCCGGCTAATCCCGGGTCACAGAAAAGAAAAAATAAGCGAGGAAAAGGGAAGCCGAGCCGCGGCAGGATGCGCCGCCACCGCGGCAAAGTCCGCCTGCACACCCCAGGCGGAAAGCTTGTGGGCAACACCCACCACGTGAGCAGCATGGGAGCGATGAACCTCATCTAA